The following coding sequences lie in one Frigoribacterium sp. SL97 genomic window:
- a CDS encoding adenosine deaminase family protein encodes MTDTTLPPAYLDRMPKVDLHCHLIGTVRASTFAELARREGLDLPDEPERIFADINSLPPDPALYRDTRIPVPQGRSVDEPEVSYSLFQASNWVVEVLRDADDLTRIVYEAFEDAHHASATRHLELFFDAVPPHLASLGYTGSVEAYAEGIRLAERDFGMTGRMIQGIDRSRSGEHALELVRQVVDHPHEYVAGIGLDNLETSGPPERFVDAYRLAGEAGLGRTAHSSEHSPTAVNTITCLDQLGCDRIDHGYYVLEDDEVVARVRDEQVAFTVVSTTSRRSWRPWRRASIEAMLEAGLNVVPASDDPGMFPTTLAAEYRIVHEQIGATADQVRSMASAGVDASWLPAVEKDALRARVDRELAALDDEFGVAGA; translated from the coding sequence GTGACGGACACCACCCTGCCCCCGGCCTACCTGGACCGCATGCCCAAGGTCGACCTGCACTGCCACCTGATCGGGACGGTCCGCGCGAGCACCTTCGCCGAGTTGGCCCGCCGCGAGGGTCTCGACCTGCCCGACGAGCCCGAGCGGATCTTCGCCGACATCAACTCGCTCCCGCCCGACCCGGCTCTCTACCGCGACACGCGCATCCCCGTGCCGCAGGGGCGCAGCGTCGACGAGCCCGAGGTGTCGTACTCGTTGTTCCAGGCCTCGAACTGGGTCGTCGAGGTGCTCCGCGACGCGGACGACCTCACCCGGATCGTCTACGAGGCCTTCGAGGACGCGCACCACGCGAGTGCGACGCGGCATCTCGAGCTGTTCTTCGACGCCGTCCCGCCGCACCTCGCGTCGCTCGGCTACACCGGCTCGGTGGAGGCCTACGCCGAGGGCATCCGGCTCGCCGAGCGCGACTTCGGCATGACCGGGCGCATGATCCAGGGCATCGACCGCAGCAGGAGCGGCGAGCACGCCCTCGAACTCGTCCGTCAGGTGGTGGACCACCCGCACGAGTACGTGGCCGGGATCGGCCTCGACAACCTCGAGACGAGCGGGCCACCCGAGCGCTTCGTCGACGCCTACCGGCTGGCGGGCGAGGCCGGGCTGGGCCGGACGGCCCACTCGTCCGAGCACTCCCCCACGGCGGTCAACACGATCACGTGCCTCGACCAGCTCGGCTGCGACCGCATCGACCACGGGTACTACGTGCTCGAGGACGACGAGGTCGTCGCGCGCGTGCGCGACGAGCAGGTGGCGTTCACCGTCGTGTCGACGACCTCCCGACGGTCGTGGCGTCCCTGGCGCCGCGCCTCCATCGAGGCCATGCTCGAGGCGGGCCTGAACGTCGTGCCGGCCTCCGACGACCCGGGCATGTTCCCGACGACCCTCGCCGCCGAGTACCGCATCGTGCACGAACAGATCGGGGCCACCGCCGACCAGGTGCGCTCGATGGCCTCCGCGGGCGTCGACGCCAGCTGGCTGCCCGCCGTCGAGAAAGACGCCCTGAGGGCACGCGTCGACCGGGAGTTGGCGGCCCTCGACGACGAGTTCGGGGTGGCCGGGGCCTGA
- a CDS encoding extracellular solute-binding protein, whose amino-acid sequence MTSTLRTRLAIVAGVAATTLVLAGCSADGGGESDADTITVSTFPFGVEEFQEAVIDPFTEKTGIEVVVDTGSNSDRLSQLQVAGGQPDVDVMLISDYYAALGQEDDLFQQVDASAVPSLDEIADFAKEDSYLGPAYSYQLNGTMYSTDELTADEAAQWSLYGEEDLSGKVALPDISVTAGQLMVSGVAEEYGDGPYDIDAALDRLGEWAPGVLQFYSSSTEVTNLLTQGEIVAADSLSGFATDLVESGEPIAWTAPATGRYMATNRAMIPTGAENVDGANQFIDYLLSVEAQTSSAEIVGDLPVAPGATVPDTIEAVVGDIAADPVAAGYSTLDPTELVPTRSDWVDRFAREVTSR is encoded by the coding sequence ATGACCTCCACCCTCCGCACCCGCCTGGCGATCGTCGCCGGCGTCGCCGCGACGACCCTCGTGCTCGCCGGCTGCTCCGCCGACGGCGGCGGCGAGTCCGACGCCGACACGATCACCGTGAGCACCTTCCCGTTCGGCGTCGAGGAGTTCCAGGAAGCCGTCATCGACCCGTTCACCGAGAAGACCGGCATCGAGGTGGTCGTCGACACCGGATCGAACTCCGACCGCCTGTCCCAGCTGCAGGTCGCGGGCGGGCAGCCCGACGTGGACGTCATGCTGATCTCGGACTACTACGCGGCACTCGGCCAGGAGGACGACCTCTTCCAGCAGGTGGACGCCTCGGCCGTGCCGTCGCTCGACGAGATCGCCGACTTCGCGAAGGAGGACTCGTACCTCGGCCCGGCCTACAGCTACCAGCTCAACGGGACGATGTACTCGACCGACGAACTGACCGCCGACGAGGCCGCGCAGTGGAGCCTGTACGGCGAGGAGGACCTCTCGGGCAAGGTCGCCCTGCCGGACATCTCGGTGACGGCCGGCCAGCTGATGGTCTCGGGCGTCGCGGAGGAGTACGGCGACGGACCCTACGACATCGACGCGGCCCTCGACCGGCTCGGCGAGTGGGCCCCCGGCGTGCTGCAGTTCTACAGCTCCTCCACCGAGGTGACCAACCTGCTGACGCAGGGCGAGATCGTCGCCGCGGACTCCCTGAGCGGCTTCGCGACCGACCTCGTCGAGTCCGGCGAACCGATCGCCTGGACGGCCCCCGCGACGGGCCGCTACATGGCCACCAACCGCGCGATGATCCCGACCGGCGCCGAGAACGTCGACGGTGCGAACCAGTTCATCGACTACCTGCTCTCGGTCGAGGCGCAGACCTCGTCCGCCGAGATCGTCGGCGACCTGCCGGTCGCCCCGGGCGCCACGGTGCCCGACACGATCGAGGCCGTCGTGGGCGACATCGCCGCCGACCCGGTCGCGGCGGGCTACTCGACCCTCGACCCGACCGAACTCGTCCCCACCCGCTCGGACTGGGTCGACCGCTTCGCCCGCGAGGTGACCTCGCGGTGA
- a CDS encoding ABC transporter ATP-binding protein translates to MSTAAEFVAVSQVFGDFTAVDSIDLSIAEGKLTTLLGPSGCGKTTSLRMLAGYAAPTSGTIRIAGVDSTRTPPEKRDLGMVFQSYALFPHLSVADNVGYGLKLRGVDTAERRRRVMETLDLVGLAHLAGSKPKKLSGGQQQRVALARAIAIRPKLLLLDEPLSNLDARLRVQMRAEIRRIQGETGLTVVLVTHDQDEALEMSDDMVLMRAGRIMQQGSPQHVFPNPANRFVADFLGYENFVTAADGTLLAIRPEHLGVVPEPPAGGAVPDGLHLAGVVTDVAYRGVDLLVTVQAVDAAGAEVRLLSDVRSTGSETVAIGDRVTVSAPASRLVALAD, encoded by the coding sequence ATGAGCACCGCAGCAGAATTCGTCGCCGTCAGCCAGGTCTTCGGCGACTTCACCGCCGTCGACTCGATCGACCTGTCGATCGCCGAGGGCAAGCTCACGACGCTGCTCGGCCCGAGCGGATGTGGCAAGACGACGAGCCTGCGCATGCTCGCCGGCTACGCCGCCCCGACGTCGGGGACGATCCGCATCGCCGGCGTCGACAGCACGCGCACCCCACCCGAGAAGCGCGACCTGGGCATGGTGTTCCAGTCCTACGCGCTGTTCCCGCACCTGAGCGTCGCCGACAACGTCGGCTACGGACTGAAGCTGCGCGGCGTCGACACCGCCGAGCGCCGCCGTCGCGTGATGGAGACCCTCGACCTGGTCGGCCTGGCCCACCTCGCCGGCAGCAAGCCGAAGAAGCTCTCGGGCGGCCAGCAACAGCGCGTCGCGCTGGCCCGCGCCATCGCCATCCGGCCGAAGCTGTTGCTGCTCGACGAACCCCTGTCGAACCTCGACGCGCGCCTTCGCGTCCAGATGCGCGCCGAGATCCGCCGCATCCAGGGCGAGACGGGCCTCACCGTCGTGTTGGTCACGCACGACCAGGACGAAGCGCTCGAGATGAGCGACGACATGGTGCTCATGCGGGCCGGCCGGATCATGCAGCAGGGCTCGCCCCAGCACGTGTTCCCGAACCCGGCGAACCGCTTCGTCGCCGACTTCCTCGGCTACGAGAACTTCGTCACGGCGGCCGACGGCACGCTGCTCGCGATCCGCCCCGAGCACCTCGGGGTCGTCCCCGAGCCCCCCGCAGGAGGCGCGGTGCCCGACGGCCTGCATCTCGCCGGGGTCGTCACCGACGTCGCGTACCGCGGGGTCGACCTGCTCGTCACCGTGCAGGCCGTCGACGCCGCCGGTGCCGAAGTGCGCCTGCTGTCGGACGTCCGCAGCACGGGCTCCGAGACGGTCGCGATCGGCGACCGGGTGACCGTCTCGGCGCCGGCGTCGCGGCTCGTGGCCCTCGCCGACTGA
- a CDS encoding ABC transporter permease, whose product MTTRRPVAGTLAVAGYVVMIVPILFVVATAFTSERTLRFPPQGFSLRWFEAAFGYDPFTQALVSSLQLALIATVLALLVGIPATLAIHRGRLPGKGLVEALFLSPLIVPELVVGLALYQQLVIGFRLDAFPVLLIGHTVLMLPYAVRVTGASLALADPALEEAARGLGASPLRAFVTVTLPLLRPGIFSAALLSFVTSFNNVPLSLLLQSRDFRTLPVTMLDYVQQSYDPMVAAMATLILAGTVVIAVIAERTVGFAKIFGGINR is encoded by the coding sequence GTGACCACCCGCCGCCCGGTCGCCGGCACGCTCGCCGTCGCCGGCTACGTCGTGATGATCGTCCCGATCCTCTTCGTCGTCGCCACCGCGTTCACGAGTGAACGCACTCTGCGCTTCCCGCCCCAGGGGTTCTCGCTGCGCTGGTTCGAGGCCGCCTTCGGCTACGACCCGTTCACCCAGGCCCTGGTCTCGAGCCTCCAGCTGGCCCTGATCGCCACCGTGCTCGCCCTGCTCGTCGGCATCCCCGCGACCCTGGCGATCCATCGCGGCAGGCTGCCGGGCAAGGGCCTCGTCGAGGCCCTGTTCCTGTCGCCCCTGATCGTCCCCGAGCTCGTGGTGGGGCTCGCGCTCTACCAGCAGCTCGTCATCGGGTTCCGGCTCGACGCCTTCCCCGTGCTGTTGATCGGGCACACCGTGTTGATGCTGCCCTACGCGGTCCGCGTGACCGGCGCCTCCCTGGCACTGGCCGACCCCGCCCTCGAGGAGGCCGCCCGCGGTCTCGGCGCGTCTCCCCTGCGGGCCTTCGTCACGGTGACCCTGCCCCTGCTGCGGCCCGGCATCTTCTCGGCGGCGCTGCTCAGCTTCGTCACCTCGTTCAACAACGTGCCCCTGTCGCTGCTGCTGCAGAGCCGCGACTTCCGCACCCTGCCCGTCACGATGCTCGACTACGTGCAGCAGAGCTACGACCCCATGGTCGCGGCGATGGCCACGCTGATCCTCGCGGGCACCGTCGTCATCGCCGTCATCGCCGAACGCACCGTCGGCTTCGCCAAGATCTTCGGAGGCATCAACAGATGA
- a CDS encoding ABC transporter permease encodes MTSRTPALLLLLPGLAFLLIGFAVPSLAMLFAPPGVTAGEIVGRLGQMLTDPFDLRIIGRTVGLGLVVTVICVALGFPIAYLLARSTSRWSGVLLALAIFPLLLSNVVRTFGWLVVLGKNGAIGQLLTTLGLVDEAPQLLYTELAIVLGLTQLFLPLAIISCYSAVAQVDPGLDDAARGLGASRTRTFWSIVVPLSLPGVVVAATLVFAGSVTAYTTPYLLGGSGQRMLATQLFSYSSVTIDWAGASATALIMTVLVFVVSGLSSLVARKGATS; translated from the coding sequence GTGACGTCCCGCACACCCGCGCTGCTGTTGCTGCTGCCGGGCCTCGCCTTCCTGCTGATCGGATTCGCGGTGCCGTCGCTCGCGATGCTGTTCGCCCCACCCGGCGTGACCGCCGGCGAGATCGTCGGCCGCCTCGGCCAGATGCTCACCGACCCGTTCGACCTGCGCATCATCGGTCGCACCGTGGGGCTCGGCCTGGTCGTCACGGTCATCTGCGTGGCCCTCGGCTTCCCCATCGCCTACCTGCTGGCCCGTTCGACCTCGCGCTGGTCGGGCGTCCTGCTCGCCCTGGCGATCTTCCCGCTGCTGCTCAGCAACGTCGTCCGCACCTTCGGGTGGCTCGTGGTGCTCGGCAAGAACGGCGCCATCGGTCAACTGCTCACGACGCTCGGCCTGGTCGACGAGGCCCCGCAGCTGCTCTACACCGAGCTGGCGATCGTGCTGGGTCTGACCCAGTTGTTCCTGCCGCTCGCGATCATCTCGTGCTACTCGGCCGTGGCCCAGGTCGACCCGGGCCTCGACGACGCCGCCCGCGGACTCGGCGCGAGCCGCACGCGAACCTTCTGGAGCATCGTCGTGCCCCTCTCTCTGCCCGGCGTCGTCGTCGCGGCCACCCTCGTCTTCGCGGGCTCGGTCACCGCCTACACGACCCCGTACCTGCTCGGCGGCTCGGGCCAACGCATGCTCGCCACCCAGCTCTTCTCGTACTCGAGCGTGACGATCGACTGGGCCGGGGCCTCGGCCACCGCCCTGATCATGACCGTGTTGGTCTTCGTCGTCTCCGGCTTGTCGTCGCTCGTCGCCCGGAAGGGAGCCACCTCGTGA
- a CDS encoding LacI family DNA-binding transcriptional regulator — MTGAGRLATLADVATLAGVSKATASRVLSRPELVSPDTAGRVLAAAEKLGFVPNRAARQLARGRTGVVALVVPTLDNAFFTPIIAGAQAAAGEADLQLTVAVHPLAEAGELAAFERLSHQVDGFIVVAPRGADDVVRAATGHKPTVLVDREVAGVSSVVADTAAAFGSLVSRFVAEGHERVVYLGGPDGSWQNTQRTAAVVDAAAGRAELTVLGPYPSTFEAGVRASDHVLASGATAVVPYATAIGLGLMFVLRADEHRDRSVTVSSERMVVDALGLVGVPAIDVDGEHLGRVAAGRLLELLAPGGPSEPTSTRLPVPVRWP, encoded by the coding sequence ATGACTGGGGCAGGGCGGCTCGCGACGCTGGCGGACGTGGCGACGCTGGCGGGCGTGTCGAAGGCCACCGCCTCTCGCGTCCTCAGCCGCCCCGAGCTGGTGTCGCCCGACACGGCCGGACGCGTGCTCGCCGCCGCCGAGAAGCTCGGCTTCGTGCCCAACCGGGCGGCCCGTCAACTGGCGAGGGGGCGCACGGGCGTGGTCGCGCTCGTCGTGCCGACCCTCGACAACGCGTTCTTCACGCCGATCATCGCCGGGGCCCAGGCCGCGGCGGGCGAGGCCGACCTCCAGCTGACGGTCGCCGTCCACCCGCTGGCCGAGGCGGGTGAGCTGGCGGCGTTCGAGCGGCTGTCGCACCAGGTCGACGGGTTCATCGTCGTCGCCCCGCGCGGGGCCGACGACGTCGTGCGGGCCGCGACCGGCCACAAGCCGACCGTGCTCGTCGACCGCGAGGTGGCCGGGGTGTCGTCGGTCGTCGCCGACACGGCTGCCGCCTTCGGCTCGCTCGTGTCGCGCTTCGTCGCCGAGGGGCACGAGCGCGTCGTCTACCTCGGCGGGCCCGACGGCTCGTGGCAGAACACCCAACGCACGGCCGCGGTGGTCGACGCGGCGGCCGGCCGGGCCGAGCTCACGGTGCTGGGTCCCTACCCGTCGACCTTCGAAGCCGGCGTCCGGGCGAGCGACCACGTCCTCGCCTCCGGGGCGACGGCTGTCGTGCCCTACGCGACGGCCATCGGGCTCGGCCTGATGTTCGTCCTCCGGGCCGACGAGCACCGCGACCGCTCCGTCACGGTCAGCTCGGAGCGCATGGTCGTCGACGCCCTCGGTCTGGTCGGCGTCCCGGCGATCGACGTCGACGGCGAGCACCTGGGGCGGGTCGCGGCCGGCCGCCTGCTCGAGCTGCTGGCACCGGGTGGGCCGTCCGAGCCGACCTCCACGCGCCTCCCGGTGCCGGTCCGCTGGCCCTGA
- a CDS encoding protealysin inhibitor emfourin — protein MKVTVSRSGGFAGLTRSWTVDVDSEPDTESWLVLIDQVPWSQAPAAAQAVQPDRFVWVITAETRPTRKAKLPEQQVTGPWRELVDSVRSTSEAEAGPTR, from the coding sequence ATGAAGGTCACCGTGTCGCGCTCCGGTGGCTTCGCCGGTCTCACCCGCAGTTGGACGGTCGACGTCGACTCCGAGCCCGACACCGAGTCGTGGCTCGTCCTCATCGACCAGGTGCCCTGGTCGCAGGCCCCGGCCGCCGCGCAGGCCGTGCAGCCCGATCGCTTCGTCTGGGTCATCACGGCCGAGACCCGGCCCACCCGCAAGGCCAAACTGCCCGAGCAGCAGGTCACGGGCCCGTGGCGCGAGCTCGTGGACAGCGTCCGCAGCACCTCCGAGGCCGAGGCCGGTCCGACCCGATGA
- a CDS encoding M4 family metallopeptidase, with translation MLERSVFDAQGTEELPGVRVRGEGEPATDDVAATEAYDALGATYALFHEVYGRSSIDGAGLPLDATVHYGQDYDNAFWNGERMVFGDGDGEVFGRFTASVSVIGHELTHGVTQYTANLTYQGQSGALNESVSDVFGALVEQHLFGQTADDATWLIGEGLFTAEVQGRALRSMKAPGTAYDDDVLGKDPQPAHLDDYVETTDDNGGVHLNSGIPNRAFYLVAEALGGEAWLRAGQIWYDTLTGGTLSTEATFAQFAAATVEAATTRYGADSDETRATSAGWAGVGVTPAS, from the coding sequence GTGCTCGAGCGCTCGGTGTTCGACGCGCAGGGCACCGAAGAGCTGCCGGGCGTCCGCGTCCGCGGCGAGGGTGAACCCGCCACCGACGACGTCGCCGCCACCGAGGCGTACGACGCCCTCGGCGCGACCTACGCGCTGTTCCACGAGGTCTACGGGCGCTCGTCGATCGACGGCGCCGGGCTGCCGCTCGACGCGACCGTCCACTACGGCCAGGACTACGACAACGCCTTCTGGAACGGCGAGCGGATGGTGTTCGGCGACGGCGACGGCGAAGTCTTCGGGCGCTTCACGGCCTCGGTCAGCGTCATCGGGCACGAGCTCACCCACGGCGTCACGCAGTACACCGCAAACCTCACCTACCAGGGGCAGTCGGGTGCGCTCAACGAGTCGGTCAGCGACGTGTTCGGGGCGCTCGTCGAGCAGCACCTGTTCGGGCAGACCGCCGACGACGCGACGTGGCTCATCGGCGAAGGGCTCTTCACCGCCGAGGTGCAGGGGCGGGCGCTGCGGTCGATGAAGGCCCCGGGCACCGCGTACGACGACGACGTCCTCGGGAAGGACCCCCAACCCGCCCACCTGGACGACTACGTCGAGACCACCGACGACAACGGCGGGGTGCACCTCAACTCGGGCATCCCCAACCGGGCCTTCTACCTCGTCGCCGAGGCGCTCGGCGGCGAGGCCTGGTTGCGGGCCGGGCAGATCTGGTACGACACGCTCACCGGCGGCACGCTGTCGACCGAGGCGACCTTCGCGCAGTTCGCGGCGGCCACCGTCGAGGCGGCGACCACACGGTACGGAGCGGACTCCGACGAGACCCGCGCGACGTCGGCCGGGTGGGCGGGCGTCGGGGTCACCCCGGCCAGCTGA
- a CDS encoding adenine phosphoribosyltransferase, whose amino-acid sequence MTVTDASSFVDSKIAVVPDFPKPGILFRDVTPLFSDADAFATVTTALSEPFDGGFVAVAGIEARGFALAGAIAIEQGVGVLTVRKAGKLPGEVLSESYALEYGEATLELRPNQIPAGSSVLIVDDVLATGGTVEATVTLLERAGYVVAGVAVLLELDGLGGRARLEGHVPVHALSSAPA is encoded by the coding sequence ATGACCGTCACCGATGCCTCCTCGTTCGTCGACAGCAAGATCGCCGTCGTCCCCGACTTCCCGAAGCCCGGCATCCTCTTCCGCGACGTCACCCCGCTCTTCTCCGACGCCGACGCCTTCGCCACCGTGACCACGGCGCTCTCCGAGCCGTTCGACGGCGGGTTCGTCGCCGTCGCCGGCATCGAGGCGCGCGGCTTCGCGCTCGCCGGGGCCATCGCGATCGAGCAGGGCGTCGGCGTCCTCACGGTGCGCAAGGCGGGCAAGCTGCCCGGCGAGGTCCTCAGCGAGAGCTACGCCCTCGAGTACGGCGAGGCCACGCTCGAACTGCGTCCGAACCAGATCCCGGCGGGGTCGAGCGTCCTGATCGTCGACGACGTGCTGGCGACCGGCGGCACGGTCGAGGCGACCGTCACCCTGCTCGAACGAGCGGGTTACGTCGTGGCCGGCGTCGCCGTGCTGCTCGAGCTCGACGGTCTCGGTGGCCGGGCCCGCCTCGAGGGCCACGTCCCCGTTCACGCCCTGTCGTCCGCCCCCGCCTGA
- a CDS encoding M50 family metallopeptidase — translation MDALTDFWARISQLAAPLPGSWLLGSVATGLLLVLLPGTWHTVRHAVTVVHEGGHGLAAVLTGRRLTGIRLHSDTSGLTVSKGPRTGAGMVVTLLAGYTAPAIAALGAAWLLSAGYAAGLLWALLLLLALMLVQIRNWFGLWVVLLGAALVVAVTFFASPTWQAVFGLVVTSVLGFGALRASLELQRSRRRSRSTASDADQLAGLTRVPGVVWVGVFVLVALGCLLGGAGLLFPGALEVARSFA, via the coding sequence GTGGACGCACTCACCGACTTCTGGGCCCGGATCAGCCAGCTCGCCGCCCCTCTGCCCGGCTCGTGGCTGCTCGGCAGCGTCGCCACCGGCCTCCTGCTCGTGCTGCTGCCGGGCACCTGGCACACGGTGCGGCACGCCGTCACCGTCGTGCACGAAGGCGGGCACGGCCTCGCCGCGGTGCTGACCGGTCGTCGGCTGACGGGCATCCGACTGCACTCGGACACCTCGGGCCTGACCGTGTCGAAAGGGCCGCGGACCGGGGCGGGCATGGTCGTCACGTTGCTCGCCGGCTACACCGCACCCGCGATCGCCGCCCTGGGCGCCGCGTGGCTGCTGTCGGCCGGCTACGCGGCCGGGCTGCTCTGGGCCCTGCTGCTGTTGCTCGCGCTGATGCTCGTGCAGATCCGCAACTGGTTCGGGCTCTGGGTGGTGCTGCTCGGCGCCGCCCTCGTCGTCGCCGTGACGTTCTTCGCGTCGCCGACCTGGCAGGCGGTGTTCGGACTCGTCGTGACGTCGGTCCTCGGCTTCGGCGCGCTGCGGGCGTCGCTCGAATTGCAACGGAGCCGGCGGCGCTCACGCTCGACCGCGTCGGACGCCGACCAGCTCGCCGGGCTGACCCGGGTGCCGGGCGTCGTCTGGGTCGGGGTCTTCGTGCTCGTCGCCCTGGGCTGCCTGCTGGGCGGGGCGGGGTTGCTCTTCCCCGGTGCGCTCGAGGTCGCTCGGTCGTTCGCCTGA
- a CDS encoding VanZ family protein: MRRAVLLLLTLVYLAGVAWMTLRPSVYDADTGALLWRALDVFARHDETSWITFARVEAAANVAMFVPMGMFPALLLPKRFWWVGIVVGFAATVGIETFQATYLSATRFSDPQDLVMNTLGAAIGAAFVGLVLPRRRRGRGRGRSRQGSAAPVW, translated from the coding sequence ATGCGTCGCGCCGTCCTCCTCCTGCTCACCCTCGTCTACCTCGCCGGGGTCGCCTGGATGACCCTGCGACCGAGCGTCTACGACGCGGACACCGGGGCGTTGCTCTGGCGGGCGCTCGACGTCTTCGCCCGGCACGACGAGACCTCGTGGATCACCTTCGCCCGGGTCGAGGCCGCGGCGAACGTGGCGATGTTCGTCCCGATGGGCATGTTCCCGGCGCTCCTGCTGCCGAAGCGCTTCTGGTGGGTCGGCATCGTGGTCGGGTTCGCCGCGACGGTGGGCATCGAGACCTTCCAGGCGACGTACCTGTCGGCCACGCGCTTCTCCGACCCGCAGGACCTCGTCATGAACACCCTCGGGGCCGCGATCGGCGCGGCGTTCGTCGGACTCGTCCTGCCCCGGCGGCGTCGGGGTCGGGGACGGGGCCGATCGCGACAGGGGTCGGCGGCGCCCGTCTGGTAG
- the rpsO gene encoding 30S ribosomal protein S15, with translation MALAPDVKTRIIEEYATHPGDTGSPEVQVAVMTQRILDLTEHLKEHKHDHHSRRGLLLLVGQRRRLLGYLSKVDIERYRTLIGRLGLRR, from the coding sequence ATGGCACTCGCACCTGACGTCAAGACCCGGATCATCGAAGAATACGCGACCCACCCCGGCGACACCGGATCCCCCGAGGTCCAGGTCGCCGTGATGACGCAGCGCATCCTCGACCTGACCGAGCACCTCAAAGAGCACAAGCACGACCACCACTCGCGTCGTGGCCTGCTGCTGCTCGTCGGCCAGCGCCGTCGCCTCCTGGGCTACCTGTCCAAGGTCGACATCGAGCGCTACCGCACGCTCATCGGTCGTCTCGGCCTGCGCCGCTAG
- a CDS encoding coiled-coil domain-containing protein → MRAHDRSGRDRRASRLAVATGASLALVLTTLVAPSAASAAGYPTWAQVEAAEGNAAATQAQVDLIDASLDSLEKAASDRSDEAVLADQADAAAQSDLAAASQRADELSADAERARATAHTAEREAGQLAGSLFRTGGTQTLGTDLFTSPDPGAALYQLGSLTQLGDRWQTVLADATTASNTVSSLSEQATTAADRRDSLARDARAAADQAAAAQATADAEVASATQRSSDLYAQLAALKDSTAELEQQYRAGVAAQQAYAAQEAAAKAQAAAAARAPSRGGSSGGGGSSGGGGSSGGGATVPGTGRPGGATPPPTGAVNDPAGAKAYAATKVGSGAEYTCLVQLWNKESGWRTNATNPSGGAYGIPQALPGNKMASSGLDWQTNYRTQVDWGIGYIQGRYGTMCAAWAHSVANNWY, encoded by the coding sequence ATGCGTGCTCACGACAGGTCCGGCCGGGATCGTCGCGCGAGCCGCCTCGCGGTGGCGACCGGCGCCTCCTTGGCTCTCGTGTTGACGACGCTCGTGGCGCCGTCCGCCGCGTCCGCCGCGGGGTACCCGACCTGGGCCCAGGTCGAGGCCGCGGAGGGGAACGCCGCGGCGACCCAGGCGCAGGTCGACCTGATCGACGCGTCGCTCGACAGCCTCGAGAAGGCCGCGTCCGACCGCAGCGACGAGGCGGTCCTCGCCGACCAGGCCGACGCGGCGGCGCAGTCCGACCTCGCGGCGGCGTCGCAGCGAGCGGACGAGCTCTCGGCCGACGCCGAGCGTGCGCGGGCCACCGCCCACACGGCGGAGCGGGAGGCCGGCCAGCTCGCCGGCAGCCTGTTCCGCACCGGCGGCACGCAGACCCTGGGCACCGACCTCTTCACGTCGCCCGACCCCGGGGCCGCGCTGTACCAGTTGGGCTCGCTCACGCAGCTCGGCGACCGGTGGCAGACGGTGCTCGCCGACGCCACGACCGCGAGCAACACGGTGTCGTCCCTCAGCGAGCAGGCGACGACCGCGGCCGACCGGCGCGACTCGCTCGCGCGCGACGCCCGGGCCGCGGCCGACCAGGCCGCCGCGGCGCAGGCGACCGCGGACGCCGAGGTGGCCAGCGCCACCCAGAGGTCGTCCGACCTCTACGCCCAGCTCGCCGCCCTGAAGGACTCGACGGCGGAGCTCGAACAGCAGTACCGGGCCGGGGTCGCCGCGCAGCAGGCGTACGCGGCGCAGGAGGCCGCGGCGAAGGCCCAGGCCGCCGCCGCCGCGAGGGCGCCGTCACGTGGCGGATCGTCCGGAGGTGGCGGATCGTCCGGGGGTGGTGGATCGTCCGGGGGCGGGGCGACCGTCCCCGGCACGGGACGTCCCGGCGGAGCGACGCCTCCCCCGACCGGAGCGGTGAACGACCCGGCGGGCGCCAAGGCCTACGCGGCCACGAAGGTCGGGTCCGGGGCCGAGTACACCTGCCTCGTCCAGCTCTGGAACAAAGAATCGGGCTGGCGCACCAACGCGACCAACCCGTCGGGCGGTGCCTACGGCATCCCCCAGGCCCTGCCCGGCAACAAGATGGCCTCGAGTGGACTGGACTGGCAGACGAACTACCGCACCCAGGTGGACTGGGGCATCGGGTACATCCAGGGCCGCTACGGCACGATGTGCGCCGCGTGGGCGCACTCGGTCGCGAACAACTGGTACTGA